Proteins encoded by one window of Rubrobacter indicoceani:
- the mfd gene encoding transcription-repair coupling factor: MNRTTTRLLQAPRRTRAYLALERGNGRVLYLASDEAAAERYARDATAFVQDGRAVLYLPSRSVAYGDVFDPEVARVGARQRALHELASGGAGFVVCGPLALMERTPLYRPLELSEGVEVEQESVLERLVELGYERTDRVIKPGEFAVRGGIVDIFPSTRKSPVRVEWWGDEVESVRAVSLATQRVVRGLEGVAVYAAREADLSALAAASEGGNNREGELPDEAARGVRTPGLDALLLDLDPVSPLDLLPDGTEVWREEPREALPEDLDGLVEDLYDGRGVNAAVEFSGGDDGEEAVEVVSAPPLALQATGSLREAARRMQTWVEAGVSVFVACGSSSDAKRTVYAFGEIDRLVKEADRVDVRLAPGLYAIPGEIEEGFTYPDGNVTVVRRDSIFGRRRSTEKPKSRGKTLTSFADLKKGDLVVHQAQGIGRFEGLVSKEALGVVRDYMEVAYRGGDTLFVPYEQMQLLHKYVGAGTNLDKLGGESWSRVTDRVRQRVKVLAGELLKLHSARSVLPGHAFPDDSEWEFDLEESFPYQETTDQAAAIAAVKTDMMKPHPMDRLVCGDVGFGKTEVAVRAAFKASVGGKQTLMLAPTTILVQQHSRTFSERLAPFAVRVESLSRFTSAKNRRRILEEYSRGEIDVLIGTHSVLSAEIDPKDLGLVIVDEEQRFGVKHKERIKQFKTSVDVLTLTATPIPRTMQMGLAALRDISVIETAPAGRRSVLTHVGPYDEAMAVRAIKREVARGGQVYFVHNRVDSIDETAERLRELVPGASFVTAHGQMPERLLEDTMRRFLDREADVLVTTTIVESGLDVSTANTLIVERADLMGLSQLYQLRGRTGRSTEQAYAYLYAPLGATLEAQKRLEALMDFTELGSGFAVAMRDLEIRGAGNLLGDEQSGHIAAVGFEMYLRLLDEAVALAKGERPEGGDGEKTVIVELPLDAYLPPDYVTDEIERVDLYRRASGTRTSTEVEDLAEELRDRFGELPEAAKNLVSLSRVRILAREAGASSVSYRAGTLTLYGVTVLGRTKGEVRKASGGTVSGREGKVSVRGSKLGAEELAVAVLSRLAGE, from the coding sequence GTGAATCGTACTACCACGCGGCTTCTTCAAGCCCCAAGACGCACCCGGGCCTACCTCGCCCTTGAACGGGGCAACGGAAGAGTTCTCTATCTGGCTTCGGACGAGGCCGCCGCCGAACGCTACGCGCGCGACGCAACGGCGTTCGTGCAGGACGGTCGCGCGGTGCTTTATCTGCCGTCGCGGAGCGTTGCCTACGGGGATGTTTTCGACCCTGAAGTGGCCCGCGTCGGGGCGAGGCAGCGCGCCCTTCACGAGCTTGCCTCCGGCGGGGCGGGCTTTGTCGTCTGCGGGCCGCTCGCCCTTATGGAGCGGACGCCGCTCTATCGGCCGCTCGAACTCTCCGAAGGCGTGGAGGTCGAGCAGGAGAGCGTTCTCGAACGTCTTGTCGAACTCGGCTACGAGCGCACCGACCGCGTTATAAAGCCCGGCGAGTTCGCCGTGCGCGGCGGCATCGTGGACATCTTCCCCTCGACAAGAAAATCCCCCGTGCGCGTCGAGTGGTGGGGCGACGAGGTCGAGAGCGTGCGGGCCGTCTCGCTTGCAACGCAGCGGGTCGTGCGCGGGCTCGAAGGCGTCGCCGTCTACGCCGCGAGGGAGGCAGATCTCAGCGCGCTCGCCGCCGCCTCGGAGGGTGGAAATAACAGAGAAGGTGAACTGCCAGACGAGGCAGCGCGAGGGGTCAGGACGCCGGGGCTGGACGCCCTGCTTCTTGACCTCGATCCGGTCTCGCCGCTCGACCTCCTGCCGGACGGGACGGAAGTCTGGCGCGAAGAACCCCGCGAGGCCCTTCCCGAAGACCTCGACGGGCTTGTAGAGGACCTCTACGACGGTCGCGGGGTCAACGCCGCGGTCGAGTTCTCGGGCGGCGACGACGGGGAAGAGGCGGTGGAGGTCGTCTCCGCGCCGCCGCTCGCCCTGCAGGCGACGGGCTCCCTGCGCGAGGCGGCCCGGAGGATGCAGACCTGGGTCGAGGCCGGGGTGAGCGTCTTCGTCGCCTGCGGTTCATCGAGCGACGCAAAGCGCACCGTCTACGCGTTCGGCGAGATAGATCGCCTCGTAAAAGAGGCCGACCGGGTCGACGTGAGGCTCGCGCCGGGCCTCTATGCGATACCGGGTGAGATCGAAGAAGGCTTCACCTACCCGGATGGGAACGTAACCGTTGTTCGCCGGGACTCCATCTTCGGACGGCGGCGTTCCACGGAGAAGCCCAAGAGCCGGGGTAAGACGCTCACCTCGTTCGCCGACCTGAAAAAAGGCGACCTCGTCGTGCATCAGGCCCAGGGCATCGGCCGCTTTGAGGGGCTGGTCTCGAAGGAAGCCCTCGGGGTCGTGCGGGACTACATGGAGGTTGCGTACCGGGGCGGGGACACGCTCTTCGTGCCCTACGAGCAGATGCAGTTGCTGCACAAGTACGTCGGGGCCGGGACAAACCTCGACAAGCTCGGCGGCGAGAGCTGGTCGCGGGTCACGGACCGGGTGCGGCAGCGGGTCAAGGTGCTCGCCGGAGAACTGCTGAAGCTCCATTCGGCCCGGAGCGTGCTCCCGGGACACGCCTTCCCGGACGACTCGGAGTGGGAGTTCGATCTCGAAGAGAGCTTCCCGTATCAGGAGACGACCGATCAGGCCGCCGCCATCGCCGCCGTGAAGACGGACATGATGAAGCCGCACCCGATGGACCGCCTCGTATGCGGAGACGTGGGCTTCGGGAAAACGGAGGTCGCCGTGCGGGCCGCGTTCAAGGCTTCGGTCGGGGGGAAGCAAACGCTCATGCTCGCGCCGACGACCATCCTCGTGCAGCAGCACTCCCGGACCTTCTCGGAGAGGCTGGCCCCCTTCGCCGTCAGGGTCGAGAGCCTCTCCCGGTTCACGAGCGCGAAAAACCGCCGCCGGATACTGGAGGAGTACTCAAGGGGCGAGATAGACGTCCTGATCGGGACGCACTCGGTCTTGAGCGCGGAGATAGACCCGAAAGACCTCGGCCTCGTTATCGTGGACGAGGAGCAGCGTTTCGGGGTGAAGCACAAGGAGCGCATCAAGCAGTTCAAGACAAGCGTGGATGTTCTGACCCTCACGGCGACCCCGATCCCGCGCACCATGCAGATGGGCCTGGCCGCGCTTCGGGATATAAGCGTTATCGAGACCGCTCCCGCTGGAAGGCGCAGCGTCCTGACGCACGTCGGGCCGTACGACGAGGCCATGGCGGTGCGGGCTATAAAGCGCGAGGTCGCTCGTGGCGGGCAGGTCTATTTCGTTCACAACCGGGTCGACTCGATAGACGAAACCGCCGAACGACTGCGCGAGCTTGTCCCCGGCGCGAGCTTCGTCACGGCGCACGGACAGATGCCGGAACGGCTTCTGGAGGACACGATGCGGCGCTTTCTTGACCGCGAGGCCGACGTGCTGGTAACGACCACCATCGTCGAGAGCGGCCTCGACGTCTCCACGGCGAACACGCTTATCGTGGAGCGAGCCGACCTGATGGGCCTCTCGCAGCTCTACCAGCTGCGCGGGCGCACCGGACGCTCGACGGAGCAGGCCTACGCCTACCTCTACGCACCGCTCGGGGCGACGCTCGAAGCCCAGAAGCGGCTCGAAGCCCTGATGGACTTCACGGAGCTCGGGAGCGGCTTTGCCGTTGCGATGCGCGACCTTGAAATCCGGGGGGCCGGGAACCTGCTGGGCGACGAGCAGTCCGGCCACATCGCGGCGGTCGGCTTCGAGATGTACCTGCGCCTGCTCGATGAAGCGGTCGCGCTCGCAAAAGGCGAGAGGCCCGAGGGCGGGGACGGGGAGAAGACCGTGATCGTGGAGCTGCCGCTCGATGCGTACCTGCCGCCGGACTACGTTACCGATGAGATCGAGCGCGTAGACCTCTACCGCCGGGCTTCCGGCACGCGCACCAGCACCGAGGTCGAGGATCTCGCCGAAGAGCTGCGCGACCGCTTCGGCGAGTTGCCGGAGGCGGCAAAGAACCTTGTCTCGCTCTCCCGAGTTCGCATACTGGCTCGCGAGGCCGGGGCGAGCAGCGTGAGCTACCGGGCCGGGACGCTCACACTCTACGGCGTCACCGTCCTCGGACGGACGAAGGGCGAGGTCAGGAAGGCCTCCGGCGGGACGGTCAGCGGCCGGGAAGGAAAGGTCTCCGTGCGGGGCTCGAAGCTCGGGGCCGAGGAGCTTGCGGTCGCGGTGCTGTCGAGGCTCGCGGGCGAGTAG